The following proteins come from a genomic window of Echinimonas agarilytica:
- the lgt gene encoding prolipoprotein diacylglyceryl transferase, translated as MLTQALAFPEIDPVLLDLGLIKVRWYGLMYLVGFVAAMWLGNRQARQPNSGWTEQEVSDLLFYGFIGVILGGRFGYVMFYQFSQFADDPLYLFRIWEGGMSFHGGVLGVMAAMAVFARKFHKSYLSVGDFITPLLPIGLGAGRLGNFINGELWGRETDLSFAMIFPQDPLGLARHPSQLYEFALEGVVLFCILWWFKSKPRPAGTVAGLFLLGYGSFRFLVEFAREPDAHLGLLQLGMSMGQWLCLPMIFGGLGLIAYGYSRKTAVGDKA; from the coding sequence ATGTTGACGCAAGCTTTAGCTTTTCCTGAAATTGATCCAGTTTTACTCGATTTAGGATTAATCAAAGTTCGTTGGTACGGACTAATGTATTTGGTTGGTTTTGTAGCGGCCATGTGGCTGGGCAATCGCCAAGCGCGTCAACCGAACAGCGGTTGGACGGAACAAGAAGTTAGCGACTTACTCTTCTACGGTTTTATTGGTGTTATTTTAGGCGGGCGTTTTGGTTATGTCATGTTCTACCAATTTTCTCAATTTGCTGATGATCCGCTGTATTTATTTAGAATTTGGGAAGGCGGCATGTCGTTCCACGGCGGCGTGTTAGGTGTCATGGCAGCGATGGCTGTATTTGCTCGTAAATTTCATAAATCGTATTTGTCAGTAGGGGACTTTATCACCCCGCTATTGCCGATTGGTCTGGGTGCCGGACGCTTAGGTAATTTCATTAATGGCGAATTGTGGGGCCGCGAGACAGATCTGTCGTTTGCTATGATCTTTCCTCAAGACCCACTCGGTTTGGCTCGCCATCCTTCCCAATTGTATGAGTTTGCACTTGAAGGTGTCGTATTGTTCTGTATCTTGTGGTGGTTTAAAAGTAAGCCAAGACCCGCAGGAACAGTGGCGGGACTTTTCTTATTGGGGTATGGAAGCTTCCGTTTCTTAGTTGAATTTGCTCGCGAACCGGATGCTCACTTAGGCTTATTGCAGCTGGGTATGAGTATGGGGCAGTGGTTGTGTTTACCGATGATATTTGGCGGCTTAGGACTCATCGCGTACGGTTATTCGAGAAAAACTGCGGTTGGAGATAAGGCATGA
- a CDS encoding thymidylate synthase, with amino-acid sequence MKQYLELCQHIVDDGIWIENERTGKRCLTVINADLTYDVANNKFPLITTRKSFWKSAIAEFLGYIRGYDNAADFRALGTKTWDANANDNEAWLNNPARTGDDDMGRVYGVQGRSWKSPDGSTIDQLRKLVDNLSQGKDDRGEILTFYNPGEFGLGCLRPCMHTHTFSLLGDTLFLTSYQRSCDVPLGLNFNQIQVFTFLALMAQITGNKAGKAYHKIVNAHIYEDQLELMRDVQLKREPFPSPQLNINPDIKSLKDLETWVTMDDFEVVGYEHHDPIKYPFAV; translated from the coding sequence ATGAAACAGTATTTAGAATTGTGCCAGCATATCGTTGATGACGGTATATGGATCGAAAATGAACGCACGGGTAAACGTTGTTTAACCGTAATAAATGCCGACTTAACCTACGACGTAGCCAATAATAAGTTTCCGCTTATCACCACTCGAAAGAGCTTTTGGAAGTCTGCTATTGCTGAATTCTTGGGATATATCCGCGGCTATGATAATGCGGCTGATTTTCGCGCGCTTGGCACCAAAACATGGGATGCAAACGCCAATGACAATGAAGCTTGGCTGAACAATCCTGCCCGTACCGGTGACGATGACATGGGCCGAGTGTACGGTGTTCAAGGCCGATCATGGAAAAGCCCAGACGGCTCTACCATTGATCAACTTCGAAAGCTGGTCGATAACCTCAGCCAAGGCAAAGATGACCGTGGTGAAATCCTGACCTTTTATAACCCCGGTGAATTCGGCCTCGGTTGTTTGCGTCCTTGCATGCACACGCATACATTTTCATTGTTGGGCGACACTTTGTTTCTCACCAGTTATCAGCGTTCGTGCGATGTGCCGCTAGGGCTCAACTTCAATCAAATTCAGGTATTCACTTTTCTCGCGCTGATGGCTCAAATTACAGGTAATAAAGCAGGCAAAGCGTATCACAAGATAGTGAATGCTCACATTTATGAAGACCAACTTGAATTGATGCGCGATGTGCAACTGAAACGAGAGCCGTTTCCGTCGCCACAATTGAACATTAACCCAGATATTAAATCACTCAAAGATTTAGAAACCTGGGTGACCATGGATGATTTTGAAGTGGTGGGATATGAGCACCATGACCCGATCAAGTATCCATTTGCTGTGTAA
- a CDS encoding GNAT family N-acyltransferase — MFTVDQVVRDNYPQLDQKPWLAKPVKGVLRHLLHESDMIEFAEKNPHLDGVDFVEKVLDYFSFSYTISDRERARIPATGRVVIIANHPIGSLDGLALIKLIAEIRPDAKAVVNDLLMNIAPLSKLLLPVNNMTGNTAKESLQDINCHLQSEGALIIFPAGEVSRLRPTGIKDTRWRSGFLRMATQSQAPILPIFVHGRNSALFYSASMVYKPLSTALLVKEMFRQQNKSVNIRVGDPIPYESYTSGNITRREKVKMFKRHLYRIGKGKSGLFKTFSAIAHPEPKATLKQAVESCELLGETADGKKIYLYRFDESSPIMREIGRLREVSFRAVGEGTGERRDIDQYDADYMHLVLWDTDDLEIVGAYRLADTRDVIERKGHKGLYTHSLFNFSKEMDSHLEQSLELGRSFVQPRYWGKRSLDYLWYGIGAYLVKYPGYRYMYGPVSISNSFPKPARDLLVYFYSLYFSPDKSMAQSRQPYSIADEAMQTLKDTFSGDDYKQDFSRLKHLMANIGVSVPTLYKQYTEVAETDGVNFLDFGIDPDFADCVDGLVLVDIQKIKSKKRARYMGDEYA, encoded by the coding sequence ATGTTTACGGTCGATCAAGTTGTTCGTGACAATTATCCTCAGTTAGATCAGAAACCGTGGCTTGCAAAGCCGGTAAAAGGCGTACTTCGTCATCTTCTTCATGAAAGCGACATGATTGAATTTGCCGAAAAAAATCCCCACCTCGACGGTGTCGATTTTGTTGAAAAGGTGTTGGATTACTTTAGTTTTAGTTACACCATCAGTGATCGCGAACGCGCTCGCATTCCAGCCACAGGCCGAGTGGTGATCATTGCAAATCATCCGATTGGTTCGCTGGACGGACTTGCATTAATCAAGCTCATTGCAGAAATTCGTCCAGATGCAAAAGCCGTTGTGAACGATTTACTCATGAATATTGCTCCGCTGAGTAAATTGTTGCTACCGGTGAATAACATGACCGGCAATACTGCGAAAGAAAGCCTGCAAGATATCAACTGTCACCTGCAGTCTGAAGGGGCTTTGATCATCTTTCCCGCAGGCGAAGTGTCTCGATTACGCCCCACAGGAATTAAAGATACTCGCTGGCGCAGTGGTTTTTTAAGAATGGCAACGCAGTCTCAAGCACCCATCTTACCCATCTTTGTACACGGCCGAAATTCAGCCTTATTTTATAGTGCATCAATGGTCTACAAGCCGCTATCAACTGCCTTACTGGTGAAGGAAATGTTCCGCCAACAAAACAAAAGCGTCAACATTCGTGTCGGCGATCCAATTCCCTATGAAAGCTATACCAGCGGTAATATCACTCGCCGCGAAAAAGTAAAAATGTTTAAACGCCACCTTTACCGTATCGGAAAAGGCAAAAGTGGGCTTTTTAAAACATTTTCAGCCATTGCTCACCCAGAACCAAAAGCAACTCTCAAACAAGCGGTTGAAAGTTGTGAGCTATTGGGTGAAACAGCTGATGGCAAAAAGATTTACTTGTACCGATTTGATGAAAGTTCTCCTATCATGCGCGAAATTGGGCGTCTGCGCGAAGTCAGTTTCCGCGCTGTAGGTGAAGGCACCGGAGAACGCCGCGATATCGACCAATATGACGCAGACTATATGCACCTTGTATTGTGGGACACTGACGATCTTGAAATCGTTGGCGCGTACCGATTGGCAGACACCCGTGATGTGATTGAACGCAAAGGTCACAAAGGCCTATATACACATTCGTTGTTCAACTTTTCAAAAGAGATGGACAGCCATTTAGAACAGAGCCTTGAGTTAGGCCGTTCATTTGTTCAACCCAGATATTGGGGCAAACGTTCACTAGACTACCTTTGGTACGGCATTGGCGCCTATTTGGTAAAATATCCAGGCTACCGCTACATGTATGGACCTGTCAGTATCAGCAATAGCTTCCCCAAGCCTGCACGTGATTTATTGGTGTATTTCTATAGCCTGTATTTCTCGCCTGATAAAAGCATGGCACAAAGCCGCCAGCCCTACAGCATTGCCGACGAAGCCATGCAAACTCTAAAAGATACGTTTAGCGGCGATGACTATAAGCAAGACTTCAGCCGCCTGAAACACTTAATGGCCAACATAGGCGTGTCGGTTCCAACTCTTTACAAACAATACACCGAAGTGGCTGAAACAGATGGTGTAAACTTTCTGGACTTTGGTATCGACCCTGATTTTGCAGATTGTGTAGACGGTTTGGTGTTAGTTGATATTCAAAAGATCAAATCTAAAAAGCGCGCTCGCTACATGGGTGACGAATACGCTTAG
- a CDS encoding UDP-2,3-diacylglucosamine diphosphatase encodes MQSEQSKYKAVWLSDIHLGYKDCKSEFLLDFLAKTQCEYLFLVGDIVDLWSMKRQVFWPKSHQQVLDALLAKAADGCNVIYVPGNHDEPMRNYDGSMFQGIELHREYEYNSISYGKLLMLHGDEFDGAVKYSKINTWFGDMGYDLLLFINRWVNRCRSWFGFSYWSAASYLKKKVRKAEAAIRRFEDAAMHEAKKRGVDGIVCGHIHSPNMRYENGILYLNDGDWVESCTAAVEHESGQIELLHWSNTHKLINHLPADLVIAGRKAA; translated from the coding sequence ATGCAATCCGAACAATCGAAATACAAAGCTGTATGGCTTTCAGACATTCACCTTGGCTACAAGGACTGTAAGTCAGAGTTTTTGTTAGATTTTCTCGCCAAGACTCAATGTGAATACTTGTTCTTAGTGGGAGATATAGTTGACCTTTGGTCGATGAAGCGACAAGTCTTTTGGCCCAAATCTCATCAACAAGTACTCGATGCGCTGCTAGCCAAAGCTGCCGACGGTTGCAATGTGATTTATGTGCCCGGCAATCACGACGAGCCGATGAGAAATTATGACGGAAGCATGTTCCAAGGCATCGAGCTGCATCGTGAATATGAATACAACAGTATTTCATACGGAAAATTGCTCATGCTGCATGGTGATGAGTTTGATGGCGCCGTTAAGTACAGCAAGATAAATACGTGGTTCGGCGACATGGGGTATGACCTACTGCTCTTTATTAACCGATGGGTCAATCGATGCCGCTCGTGGTTTGGATTTTCATACTGGTCCGCGGCTAGTTACCTCAAGAAAAAAGTTAGAAAAGCAGAAGCGGCCATTCGTCGCTTTGAGGATGCAGCCATGCACGAAGCCAAAAAACGCGGTGTAGATGGCATTGTTTGCGGCCATATTCATAGCCCGAATATGCGCTACGAAAACGGAATTCTTTATTTAAATGACGGTGATTGGGTAGAAAGCTGCACCGCTGCAGTCGAGCATGAATCAGGCCAAATTGAGCTACTCCATTGGAGTAACACCCATAAATTAATCAATCATTTGCCGGCTGATTTAGTGATCGCCGGACGTAAAGCCGCCTAG
- a CDS encoding lipid A deacylase LpxR family protein: protein MRTQSKKILSSAIVASALLSAKTVAEDRLFRFEFANDAMTFSDNMYTNGISLQWHSQAFENWQQAQEQNWFAGLGGAIAQYGWALESWAPSAHHRHAVSLSQYIQTPEDLDARDLIIDDVPYAGALIISNSWYSYDQSDFSGWQLDVGLVGPNSFAEHVQKGVHNLIGSDTPRGWEHQLKSEPIVNMTYQRKHKFWRSPASHEFESDVAWNVTAALGNFYTGAGAGLEWRWGRPNQTGFQDGQNLVGRSVFKETEGNIAKGSWHISGQLQLNYVAQDIFLDGNTWKDSHSVDKEPVYASMGLGAHYHWQNWAVHMRYWMTSNIVRSDLAHTDNNMNYGSLLFEYRY, encoded by the coding sequence ATGCGCACCCAATCGAAAAAAATTCTGTCATCAGCCATTGTCGCTTCGGCGCTTTTGTCGGCTAAAACTGTGGCCGAAGATCGCCTGTTTCGCTTTGAGTTTGCGAATGATGCAATGACGTTTTCAGACAACATGTACACCAATGGCATTTCTCTGCAGTGGCATAGTCAGGCGTTCGAGAACTGGCAACAAGCACAAGAGCAGAATTGGTTCGCCGGTTTGGGCGGTGCTATTGCCCAATACGGTTGGGCGCTTGAGTCTTGGGCCCCAAGTGCTCATCATCGGCATGCCGTGAGTCTCTCCCAATATATTCAGACTCCGGAAGATCTAGATGCACGAGATTTGATTATTGATGATGTGCCGTACGCGGGGGCGTTAATCATCAGCAACTCTTGGTATAGCTATGATCAGTCTGACTTTAGTGGATGGCAGTTAGATGTTGGCCTTGTGGGCCCAAATTCTTTTGCAGAACACGTTCAAAAAGGCGTGCACAACCTGATTGGATCTGACACTCCGAGAGGCTGGGAGCACCAATTAAAGTCTGAGCCCATTGTGAATATGACCTATCAACGCAAACACAAGTTTTGGCGGTCACCTGCCAGTCATGAGTTTGAGTCTGATGTTGCGTGGAATGTGACCGCAGCATTGGGCAATTTTTACACTGGGGCAGGGGCTGGTTTAGAGTGGCGTTGGGGTAGGCCGAATCAAACCGGATTCCAAGATGGGCAGAATTTGGTGGGCCGCAGTGTGTTTAAGGAGACCGAAGGCAACATTGCGAAGGGGAGTTGGCACATTAGCGGGCAACTTCAGCTGAACTATGTGGCACAAGATATTTTTTTGGACGGTAATACTTGGAAAGACAGCCATAGTGTCGACAAAGAGCCTGTGTATGCCAGTATGGGGCTAGGTGCGCACTACCATTGGCAGAATTGGGCTGTTCATATGCGCTATTGGATGACGAGCAATATTGTAAGGTCAGATCTTGCACACACTGATAACAACATGAACTACGGCAGCCTTTTGTTTGAATACCGTTACTAG
- a CDS encoding helix-turn-helix transcriptional regulator, which translates to MMLLFLKIITHNIQYMLDIPEEITQYVILPLMAAQLFLVVSLYFTFVGRHVLNQVGFFNCFVATYVLYMVGQAAQMYSDTALSYSILFFRVTLFLTICLPSLCMFLFSQCGVKLSRAWLVFPYVFGFLLSLVYVICADARHEQLMFDASYVQLLPFTMIRANHIDAEMTGLVVLSLLPTSFLLYRELTGERRSICLAFLIGAVMITSLYITGLYHQVYWLYYFGAIFTALYWSRAVYRDVKSTKSQAQYLKEQLQLSLKRDETTSNITLNNLLQQIERDSSVDLKRYKLKVREILDVLTDTTIEAGGDADALIDRNLNKVKSIIDSDDVNAIRDIAKKETIELTNMISDLPAKRSERIIFQTKLFIENNYHEDIEVASLAEAAGVSQSYLMRCFKEYTGQTIKQYLNQYRIEKAKERLADLTVSDTAFSVGFNDSNYFGAVFKKLTGIGPQQYKKETYG; encoded by the coding sequence ATGATGCTTTTATTTCTCAAAATTATTACTCATAACATTCAATATATGCTGGATATACCCGAAGAAATAACGCAATACGTGATATTGCCATTGATGGCTGCTCAACTATTTTTAGTGGTGTCGTTGTATTTTACGTTTGTAGGGCGGCACGTCCTCAATCAGGTGGGGTTCTTTAACTGCTTTGTTGCCACTTATGTGCTCTACATGGTAGGCCAAGCTGCTCAGATGTATTCAGACACAGCATTGTCTTACAGTATCTTATTCTTTCGTGTCACCTTGTTTCTCACTATTTGCCTGCCTTCGCTTTGCATGTTCTTGTTTAGCCAATGCGGTGTGAAGTTATCGCGAGCATGGTTAGTTTTTCCGTATGTCTTTGGCTTTCTACTGTCGCTTGTGTATGTTATCTGCGCTGACGCGAGGCATGAGCAGCTTATGTTTGATGCCAGCTATGTTCAGCTTTTACCTTTTACTATGATCAGAGCCAATCATATTGATGCCGAAATGACAGGGCTTGTGGTGTTGTCGCTGTTACCGACTAGCTTTTTGTTATACCGAGAGCTTACCGGAGAGAGAAGATCGATCTGCTTGGCGTTTTTAATTGGCGCAGTCATGATTACTTCTTTGTATATCACGGGGCTATATCATCAAGTCTATTGGCTGTATTACTTCGGTGCAATTTTTACTGCTCTGTATTGGAGCCGGGCCGTTTATAGAGACGTTAAGAGCACGAAGAGCCAAGCGCAGTATTTGAAAGAGCAGTTGCAGTTGAGTCTTAAGCGCGATGAAACAACATCGAATATCACACTAAACAATCTCTTGCAGCAAATAGAACGCGATAGCTCTGTCGATTTAAAACGATACAAGTTGAAGGTGCGTGAAATACTCGATGTGCTCACGGATACAACCATCGAGGCAGGAGGAGATGCAGACGCACTCATTGATCGTAACTTGAATAAAGTAAAGTCGATTATCGATAGTGATGATGTTAATGCTATTCGAGACATCGCAAAAAAAGAGACAATCGAACTTACGAATATGATTTCGGATCTGCCAGCTAAGCGTAGCGAACGTATTATCTTCCAAACGAAATTATTTATAGAAAATAATTACCATGAAGATATAGAAGTGGCTTCACTAGCTGAAGCAGCTGGCGTGAGTCAATCATATTTAATGCGATGTTTCAAAGAGTATACTGGGCAAACAATCAAGCAATACCTCAATCAATATCGTATTGAAAAAGCGAAAGAAAGACTTGCAGATTTGACGGTTTCGGATACGGCATTTTCTGTAGGGTTCAATGATTCTAACTATTTTGGTGCCGTGTTTAAAAAATTAACCGGGATTGGCCCACAACAATATAAGAAAGAGACTTACGGCTAG
- a CDS encoding Ig-like domain-containing protein, translating into MFSNIKYRSVALSILIMLLTACDDNDKSPPMNDDQTQEPGDNTPPDSDNDSDSDGDSDSDGDSDSDGDSDSDGDSDSDGDSDSDGDSDSDGDSDSDGDSDSDGDSDSDGDSGSDGDSDSDGDSDSGQPSLIDTMVEITPLSAYETTYTVEGVTVKTVTANVNIESSYANLSLMSDGEILIDSLNIPSSGEHTISATVDFGSTGEKNLKIMARAADVEVNRLTVSEAEMPSLPVFTDISESLGLVDDPSLKYGGPSIADMDNDGDYDLILNNHNDSPSKLYWNNGDGSLTKSDPDLSLWRLMDLHGSAAGDYDNDGDLDLLITLGGGNGTNPTPPVFFRNDDGVLVRSDVVVGITEGARGRSPRWMDLDMDGDLDLALFNAEGINGETGAQHIFYRNNGDGTFEVADIPGIGYTSGDRIVLTDFNKDGIDDVLIIAPMQLWQGNGDFTFTNVTSSWLPESTRNLWGGMAATSVDLDNDGDLDIYVAGGKGYYSVADKSLDFNAETQRLDISDKGDAAGSTAFTFEADGAIDLVNYDTSLITTSYNGSFQVYLGSAKAAINPADRDAVHNITQADADGWPAVRDENGIYIGHTGDGNWQLEIVRDQKLSWSIKFGFEGIRDVHTEWQPNNRNVQDVLLINQGDQYTLAQDSWNIPKGGNHWGVSHGDFNNDSHNDLLVYRYTYLKQRVADYLLLNTGNDSFEIVTSTEATDLSSGGHADSGQAFDFDLDGDVDILTGDDEYGVWHLFQNDYAGMNNHTLVQVGYSPIENVDPISAQVTITTASNTYYKRVASSGESHSQSLLNTLHFGLGDESEIVSVEIRWRNGETVYLRDEAANQLLKSSDGEFPAPESIMLSPANAEVRVGIELPLMVDFVPVNADPQVTWSSDNEALATVDQNGVVTGVSEGTGVTITATSDANDEVGTAMIDVIEFFEVPVEGVTLAPESTLLLKGATTNLVATISPDEADNRDLNWASNDVNVATVENGVVTGVDDGEAIITVTTLDGDFTDTSTITVETYAPPSVEFDDEEYYTTTEFATSGNLDVMVNYHAGTGDTIIEGVDDGAKFWLREMTSDWSAAVNDYVVSDARIVGMSTGTASASIALENVTPTADLPTGNFYFLWVRMSNDEGETIDKGVYPITIVAGDPDDGSAAVLCNASNLVSCGNNDGEGATVGEWYSYQDGSYDTDLSHRLSVSNEQTNGGSGSIKYAYDESGTSHFLYQDVVFEVTSEGSYQFSADVFGDNLSSGTDYVIELSFRPEGSPDDAETYKLWHRKGAGSWHNLSVTSQLPEGRYFVAFKVFSPGFATDLTLDYYIDNMVVTQQ; encoded by the coding sequence ATGTTTTCGAATATAAAATATAGAAGCGTAGCATTAAGCATTCTGATCATGCTTCTAACCGCGTGTGATGACAATGATAAATCTCCTCCAATGAATGACGACCAGACACAAGAACCTGGCGATAATACTCCGCCAGACTCAGACAATGATTCCGATTCCGACGGTGATTCCGATTCCGACGGTGATTCCGATTCCGACGGTGATTCAGATTCCGATGGGGATTCAGATTCCGATGGTGATTCCGATTCCGACGGTGATTCAGATTCCGACGGTGATTCAGATTCCGATGGAGATTCCGATTCCGACGGTGATTCAGACTCCGATGGTGATTCAGGCTCCGATGGAGATTCAGACTCCGATGGAGATTCAGATTCAGGTCAACCTAGCCTCATCGATACAATGGTCGAGATCACGCCATTATCTGCTTATGAAACGACTTACACCGTTGAAGGCGTCACTGTAAAAACCGTCACAGCAAACGTTAATATTGAATCGAGCTATGCCAATTTAAGTTTGATGTCAGATGGTGAAATTCTGATCGATAGCCTTAATATTCCTAGTTCAGGAGAGCACACGATCAGCGCCACCGTTGATTTTGGTTCGACCGGCGAAAAAAACCTTAAAATTATGGCTCGAGCGGCTGATGTTGAAGTAAATCGTTTGACCGTAAGCGAAGCTGAGATGCCCAGCTTGCCTGTCTTTACAGATATTTCTGAGTCATTGGGTTTAGTTGATGATCCAAGTTTGAAATATGGCGGGCCATCGATTGCTGATATGGACAATGACGGTGACTACGATCTGATTTTAAATAACCACAATGATTCACCCAGCAAACTCTATTGGAATAATGGTGATGGGAGCTTAACCAAAAGCGATCCAGACCTTTCTTTATGGAGGCTCATGGATCTGCACGGTTCGGCGGCAGGTGACTATGACAATGATGGAGATTTAGATTTGCTCATTACGTTAGGCGGTGGTAATGGAACAAATCCGACCCCTCCTGTGTTTTTTCGGAATGATGATGGCGTTTTAGTGCGTAGCGATGTTGTTGTTGGTATCACCGAAGGGGCTCGCGGTCGTTCTCCTCGCTGGATGGATCTGGATATGGATGGAGATTTGGATCTGGCGTTATTCAATGCCGAGGGCATCAATGGAGAAACTGGCGCTCAGCATATTTTTTATCGGAACAATGGTGACGGTACATTTGAAGTTGCAGACATACCGGGTATTGGATATACCTCGGGCGATCGCATTGTACTCACCGATTTCAATAAAGATGGCATTGACGATGTATTGATTATCGCACCCATGCAGCTATGGCAAGGCAATGGAGACTTTACTTTTACTAACGTGACGTCATCTTGGTTGCCTGAATCTACTCGCAATTTATGGGGAGGAATGGCAGCAACCAGTGTCGATTTAGACAACGATGGCGACCTTGATATCTATGTGGCTGGCGGTAAAGGCTATTACTCGGTTGCAGATAAATCGCTTGATTTCAATGCTGAAACCCAGCGTTTGGATATCAGTGATAAAGGAGATGCAGCCGGCAGCACAGCATTTACGTTTGAAGCCGATGGCGCAATTGATTTGGTGAATTATGACACCAGTCTTATCACTACTTCTTACAATGGTTCATTCCAAGTTTATCTCGGCTCAGCAAAAGCTGCGATAAACCCAGCAGATCGCGATGCGGTGCACAACATCACGCAAGCGGATGCCGATGGTTGGCCTGCCGTACGAGATGAAAATGGCATCTATATTGGACATACTGGCGACGGAAATTGGCAGTTAGAAATCGTACGTGATCAGAAGCTAAGCTGGAGTATTAAGTTTGGCTTTGAAGGTATTCGCGACGTCCACACGGAATGGCAGCCAAATAACCGAAATGTTCAAGATGTGTTACTGATTAACCAAGGCGACCAATATACCTTGGCGCAAGACAGCTGGAATATTCCAAAAGGTGGTAACCACTGGGGCGTGAGTCACGGTGATTTCAACAATGATTCACACAATGATTTACTCGTTTACCGTTACACCTATTTAAAACAGCGTGTTGCAGATTATCTGTTGCTGAACACAGGTAACGATAGCTTTGAAATTGTGACCTCAACCGAAGCAACAGATCTTAGCTCTGGTGGGCATGCAGATTCCGGTCAAGCCTTTGACTTTGACCTCGATGGTGACGTCGATATATTAACCGGTGATGATGAGTACGGGGTATGGCATTTATTCCAAAATGACTATGCTGGTATGAACAACCACACACTCGTTCAAGTGGGCTACAGCCCGATTGAAAACGTAGATCCAATCTCGGCTCAAGTGACAATTACCACTGCAAGCAACACTTACTATAAGCGTGTTGCCTCTTCGGGGGAGTCACACTCGCAAAGCTTGTTGAATACTCTACATTTTGGTTTAGGGGATGAGTCAGAAATTGTTTCAGTGGAAATTCGCTGGCGCAATGGAGAGACCGTTTACTTGCGTGATGAAGCTGCAAACCAATTGTTGAAAAGTTCTGATGGTGAGTTTCCTGCTCCTGAGTCAATTATGCTATCGCCAGCAAATGCTGAAGTTCGCGTGGGTATCGAATTACCATTAATGGTCGATTTTGTGCCGGTGAACGCAGACCCTCAAGTTACTTGGAGTTCTGACAACGAAGCATTAGCCACGGTCGATCAAAACGGTGTTGTCACCGGTGTGAGCGAAGGAACGGGTGTCACGATTACTGCAACATCAGATGCCAATGATGAAGTTGGAACGGCAATGATCGATGTGATTGAGTTTTTCGAAGTTCCAGTGGAAGGCGTTACTTTAGCTCCTGAATCTACACTCTTATTGAAAGGCGCAACAACAAATTTAGTTGCCACGATTTCACCAGACGAAGCTGACAATCGCGATTTAAATTGGGCGTCAAATGATGTCAATGTTGCTACAGTTGAGAATGGTGTCGTCACAGGGGTTGATGACGGTGAAGCGATCATTACGGTGACAACGCTCGACGGCGATTTTACGGACACCAGTACGATTACTGTAGAAACCTATGCGCCTCCGTCAGTTGAGTTTGATGACGAAGAATATTACACCACAACGGAGTTTGCGACGTCTGGTAACTTAGATGTGATGGTGAATTATCACGCAGGTACAGGCGATACCATCATTGAAGGTGTAGATGATGGAGCGAAGTTTTGGCTCCGAGAAATGACATCCGATTGGTCTGCAGCAGTGAACGATTACGTTGTATCTGATGCTCGCATTGTGGGCATGTCAACGGGGACCGCTTCTGCAAGCATTGCGCTTGAAAACGTAACTCCAACAGCCGATTTGCCAACGGGTAACTTCTACTTCCTCTGGGTTCGTATGAGCAACGATGAAGGTGAAACGATTGATAAAGGCGTCTACCCGATTACCATTGTTGCAGGCGACCCAGATGACGGCTCTGCTGCAGTACTGTGTAATGCGAGCAATTTGGTAAGTTGTGGAAACAATGATGGCGAAGGGGCAACTGTGGGTGAGTGGTATTCTTACCAAGACGGCAGCTATGATACCGACTTGTCTCATAGATTGTCGGTTTCAAATGAGCAAACCAATGGTGGTTCGGGTAGCATTAAATATGCGTATGATGAATCTGGAACATCTCACTTTTTGTATCAGGATGTTGTGTTTGAAGTGACATCTGAGGGCAGTTATCAGTTTAGTGCCGATGTATTCGGCGATAACTTATCCTCAGGCACAGACTATGTTATTGAGTTGTCATTTCGTCCTGAGGGCTCTCCGGATGATGCTGAAACGTATAAGTTATGGCATCGCAAGGGTGCAGGTTCTTGGCATAACTTGAGTGTCACTAGCCAGTTACCTGAAGGCCGTTATTTCGTAGCCTTTAAAGTGTTCAGTCCTGGTTTTGCTACTGATTTAACGTTGGATTACTATATCGACAATATGGTGGTCACTCAGCAATAG